A genomic stretch from Nodosilinea sp. E11 includes:
- a CDS encoding ATP-binding protein — MSLSSSATDWYEANHRYLIAAIAQLHQRLSHQADPTTPTPDPPPKQEQDLAVDFSDRPPALDQLCQQFGLSAFEREVLLLSAGMELDPQWKTLCAAAQHDSQRSYPTWGLALAISPQAHWTALQPDAPLRRWRLVDIGPGNALVDSPLRLDEQVMHYLMGHCPLSERLLGLGAERAAGGPLVESHCTLAEAMAQAWVAASQSQRSLPVLQLWGRDEVSMRAIAATTSDLLGLELWAMTAETLPTDPTQLQALLDLWEREWQLNRRVLLLNCDRAEGHSPDRDWAIAHLSDTLTAPPLLVSATRRRPSRRPQITHEVPLPNPQEQRQVWTHALGDSVAALNGHLDSLVSHFNLSRSAIETICCTAQGQTAQGADLFPSLWQACSTQARPQLDALAQRIAPAATWDDLVLPDKEMGILKEVAAHVRQRAKVYEQWGFAGKGQRGLGISALFAGASGTGKTLAAEILGNALKLDVYRIDLSAVVSKYIGETEKNLRLVFDAAEGSGVVLLFDEADALFGKRTEVKDSHDRHANLEVSYLLQRMEAYRGLAILTTNLKASLDQAFLRRIRFVVQFPFPDAAQRAEIWRQVFPAQTPLATLDYGKLGRLNVPGGNIRNIALNAAFLAADADQEIAMPHLLQAARSEYLKLERPLTDTEVKGWV, encoded by the coding sequence ATGAGCCTATCGTCGTCTGCTACGGACTGGTATGAGGCCAACCATCGCTACCTGATCGCAGCGATCGCCCAGCTGCACCAGCGGCTCAGCCACCAGGCCGACCCCACCACCCCTACGCCCGACCCACCTCCCAAGCAAGAGCAGGACTTAGCGGTGGACTTTAGCGATCGCCCACCCGCCCTAGATCAGCTCTGTCAACAGTTTGGCTTGTCGGCCTTTGAGCGCGAGGTGCTGCTGCTGAGCGCAGGTATGGAGCTTGACCCCCAGTGGAAAACGCTCTGCGCCGCCGCCCAGCACGACTCCCAGCGCAGTTACCCCACCTGGGGGCTGGCCCTGGCGATTAGCCCCCAGGCCCACTGGACGGCGCTACAGCCCGATGCCCCCCTGCGGCGCTGGCGGCTAGTCGATATTGGCCCTGGCAACGCCCTGGTCGATAGCCCCCTGCGGCTAGATGAACAGGTCATGCATTACCTGATGGGCCACTGCCCCCTGAGTGAGCGCCTGCTGGGGCTGGGCGCGGAGCGGGCGGCGGGCGGCCCACTGGTCGAGTCGCACTGCACCCTGGCTGAAGCCATGGCTCAGGCCTGGGTAGCGGCGTCTCAAAGTCAGCGATCGCTGCCCGTGCTTCAGCTCTGGGGCCGCGATGAGGTGAGCATGCGGGCGATCGCGGCCACGACTAGCGATCTGCTAGGTCTAGAGCTATGGGCCATGACCGCCGAAACCCTACCTACCGACCCGACTCAGCTACAGGCCCTGCTCGACCTGTGGGAGCGCGAGTGGCAGCTCAACCGCCGGGTGCTGCTGCTGAACTGCGATCGCGCCGAAGGACACAGCCCCGACCGCGACTGGGCGATCGCCCACCTCAGCGACACCCTCACCGCGCCGCCTCTGCTGGTGAGTGCCACCCGCCGCCGCCCCAGCCGCCGCCCCCAGATCACCCATGAGGTTCCCCTGCCCAACCCCCAGGAGCAGCGCCAGGTGTGGACCCACGCCCTGGGCGATAGCGTCGCTGCCCTCAATGGCCACCTCGACAGTTTGGTCTCTCACTTCAACCTCAGCCGCTCAGCGATCGAGACCATCTGCTGCACCGCCCAGGGCCAGACCGCCCAGGGCGCAGACCTCTTCCCCAGCCTGTGGCAGGCCTGTAGCACCCAGGCCCGGCCCCAGCTCGATGCTCTGGCCCAGCGCATTGCCCCCGCCGCCACCTGGGACGATCTGGTTTTGCCCGACAAAGAGATGGGCATTTTGAAGGAGGTCGCGGCCCATGTGCGCCAGCGGGCCAAGGTCTACGAGCAGTGGGGCTTTGCGGGCAAAGGGCAGCGGGGGCTGGGCATTAGCGCCCTGTTTGCCGGGGCCAGCGGCACGGGCAAAACCCTGGCGGCCGAAATTTTGGGCAACGCCCTGAAGCTCGATGTCTATCGCATTGACCTAAGTGCGGTGGTGAGCAAGTATATTGGCGAAACGGAGAAAAACCTACGCCTGGTGTTTGATGCGGCTGAGGGCAGTGGGGTGGTGCTGCTGTTTGACGAAGCCGATGCCCTGTTTGGCAAACGCACTGAGGTGAAAGATTCTCACGATCGCCATGCCAACCTGGAGGTGAGCTACCTGCTGCAACGGATGGAGGCCTACCGGGGATTGGCCATTCTCACCACCAACCTAAAGGCGTCGCTCGACCAGGCCTTTCTGCGCCGGATTCGGTTTGTGGTGCAATTTCCGTTTCCCGATGCGGCCCAGCGGGCGGAGATTTGGCGGCAGGTGTTTCCGGCGCAGACGCCGCTGGCCACGCTAGACTATGGCAAATTGGGCCGACTGAATGTGCCGGGGGGCAACATTCGCAATATTGCA
- a CDS encoding DUF4280 domain-containing protein produces MAIQVVLGATLQCSFGVAPSTLVVLPKGLPVMDGGPLAATIMDFAPIANIPPFGLCTSIANPTVAAATAAALGVLTPMPCIPVTMAPWFPGSPAVLINNFPALNNSCKCMCAWAGVISILNPGQFTVQIP; encoded by the coding sequence ATGGCAATTCAAGTGGTGTTGGGGGCCACCCTGCAGTGCAGCTTTGGGGTGGCCCCCAGCACGTTGGTCGTGCTTCCTAAGGGGCTGCCAGTCATGGATGGTGGCCCCTTAGCGGCAACTATTATGGACTTTGCCCCGATCGCCAATATTCCACCCTTTGGCCTGTGTACCTCGATCGCTAACCCCACCGTGGCCGCCGCCACCGCCGCCGCCCTGGGTGTGCTCACCCCCATGCCCTGCATTCCCGTCACCATGGCCCCCTGGTTCCCCGGTTCGCCAGCGGTGTTAATCAACAATTTCCCCGCCTTGAACAACAGCTGCAAATGCATGTGTGCCTGGGCGGGGGTAATTTCAATTCTCAATCCGGGCCAGTTTACGGTGCAAATTCCTTAG